In one Zymobacter palmae genomic region, the following are encoded:
- the acuI gene encoding acrylyl-CoA reductase (NADPH) yields the protein MFNAIVIRQHDQRQHVAVESLNESLLPQGDVTVAVTCSTVNYKDALAITGRSPVVREFPMVPGIDFAGTVIASSSKAFTCGDQVVLNGWGVGEAWWGGLAEKACVKSEWLIALPAGMVSREAMAIGTAGYTAMLSIMALEQHGVTPDKGPILVTGATGGVGSYAVALLATLGYTVIASTGKAAQADYLRQLGAVDILDREPLSAPGKPLAKAQWAGAIDCVGSHTLANVLAATRYGGTVAACGLAQGMALPASVAPFILRGVTLVGIDSVMQPLPTRIAAWQRLSELLSGSQLQAISTMIGLNEVIGSAEALLNGDIHGRLVVDMASQH from the coding sequence ATGTTCAACGCTATCGTGATTCGTCAGCACGACCAACGGCAGCATGTGGCCGTGGAGTCGCTGAATGAGTCTCTGTTGCCGCAGGGCGACGTTACGGTGGCGGTAACGTGCAGTACCGTCAATTACAAGGATGCTCTGGCCATTACGGGGCGGTCGCCGGTGGTGCGCGAGTTCCCAATGGTCCCGGGCATCGACTTTGCCGGTACGGTCATTGCGTCCTCCAGCAAGGCCTTTACTTGTGGCGATCAGGTCGTGTTGAACGGGTGGGGGGTAGGCGAGGCATGGTGGGGCGGTTTGGCGGAGAAGGCCTGTGTGAAGAGCGAGTGGCTGATTGCGTTGCCTGCGGGTATGGTGTCCCGCGAGGCCATGGCAATAGGTACGGCGGGCTATACGGCCATGCTGTCAATCATGGCGTTGGAGCAGCACGGTGTTACGCCGGACAAGGGGCCGATACTGGTGACCGGAGCAACGGGCGGCGTGGGCAGTTATGCGGTGGCATTGCTCGCGACACTGGGATATACCGTTATCGCATCGACAGGCAAGGCGGCGCAGGCCGATTATCTGCGCCAGTTGGGGGCTGTCGACATTCTGGACCGTGAGCCGCTGTCTGCACCGGGCAAGCCGTTGGCAAAGGCCCAGTGGGCAGGGGCCATCGACTGTGTTGGCAGCCATACGCTAGCAAACGTGCTGGCGGCTACGCGATACGGTGGCACTGTGGCCGCCTGCGGTTTGGCACAAGGCATGGCGTTGCCTGCCTCTGTGGCACCGTTCATTCTGCGAGGGGTCACTCTGGTGGGGATCGACAGCGTGATGCAACCGCTACCGACGCGCATTGCGGCTTGGCAGCGTCTAAGTGAGCTACTGTCGGGATCGCAGCTTCAGGCCATCAGTACGATGATTGGGTTGAACGAAGTTATTGGCAGTGCCGAAGCATTGCTGAATGGCGACATCCACGGGCGGTTGGTGGTCGATATGGCATCGCAGCACTGA
- a CDS encoding MmcQ/YjbR family DNA-binding protein, which yields MAIPQVLEYAQQRFGTLPDYPWARDPDHAVLRHATHRKWYGLVARIPGERLGLSTAAKVEILNVKVRPEHVGGLLMQDGIVPAYHMNKEHWVSVLLAQVAMEEVITLLEDSYALTA from the coding sequence ATGGCGATACCACAGGTGCTGGAGTATGCGCAGCAGCGTTTCGGGACGTTGCCCGATTACCCATGGGCGCGTGACCCCGATCATGCTGTGCTGCGGCATGCCACTCACCGCAAATGGTATGGGCTGGTGGCGCGCATACCGGGGGAGCGCCTGGGGCTAAGCACGGCTGCTAAGGTCGAGATACTCAACGTGAAGGTACGCCCCGAGCACGTTGGCGGTCTGCTAATGCAGGACGGAATCGTACCGGCCTACCATATGAACAAGGAGCACTGGGTGTCGGTGCTGTTAGCGCAGGTGGCGATGGAAGAGGTGATCACGCTGTTGGAAGACAGCTATGCCCTGACGGCATAG
- the citC gene encoding [citrate (pro-3S)-lyase] ligase, translated as MLHINDYPRLPRFQCRALAAFLERHQLHFAEDIDGAVLAETEAGDIVGCLAHQDDVLKYFCVADDHRDEGLGSQLISTLINRLLREYSGVRAFTSPCRAATFESLGFQRLAATSHYALLEFGPRGLDDYLNAVRARLPSTAMPVNAVVLNANPFTLGHRYLVQQAAAHGLQTLVFVVANDHSRFRFKDRLAMVETGCRDLPGVTVCSGGAYMVSGATFPHYFLKQTDHDALAHYQGELDATLFATRIAPALNITQRVIGEEPLSPVTAAYNAALHETLPAYGIQVIELARREQAGSVISASRVRALLDAEDNAWEALVPETTRDYILTHGLN; from the coding sequence ATGCTGCATATCAATGACTATCCACGGCTGCCGCGCTTTCAGTGCCGCGCACTCGCCGCCTTTCTGGAGCGCCATCAGCTGCACTTTGCCGAGGATATCGACGGCGCTGTGCTGGCTGAAACTGAGGCGGGTGATATTGTCGGCTGTCTAGCCCATCAGGATGATGTGCTGAAGTATTTCTGTGTCGCCGACGACCATCGCGATGAAGGACTGGGCAGCCAGCTCATCAGCACACTGATCAATCGCCTGCTCCGCGAGTACAGCGGAGTGCGCGCCTTCACATCGCCCTGCCGCGCCGCCACATTCGAGTCGCTGGGCTTTCAGCGGCTCGCCGCCACGTCTCACTATGCGCTGCTGGAATTTGGCCCACGCGGGCTGGATGACTATCTGAATGCCGTTCGCGCACGGCTCCCCAGTACAGCAATGCCGGTCAATGCCGTGGTGCTCAATGCCAACCCGTTCACTCTGGGACACCGCTATCTGGTTCAACAAGCGGCAGCTCATGGCCTGCAAACGCTGGTGTTTGTGGTGGCAAACGACCACTCCCGGTTTCGCTTCAAGGACCGTTTGGCGATGGTCGAAACGGGCTGCCGAGACCTTCCCGGCGTTACCGTCTGCAGTGGTGGCGCCTACATGGTGTCCGGTGCCACGTTCCCTCACTACTTCCTCAAGCAGACCGACCATGATGCACTGGCCCACTATCAGGGTGAACTGGACGCGACCCTATTCGCCACCCGCATAGCGCCCGCTCTGAATATCACTCAACGCGTCATCGGCGAAGAACCGCTGTCCCCCGTGACGGCTGCCTACAATGCGGCACTGCATGAGACGCTTCCCGCCTACGGCATTCAAGTGATCGAACTGGCACGCCGCGAACAGGCTGGCAGCGTGATCAGTGCCAGCCGCGTACGTGCGCTGCTCGATGCCGAAGATAACGCTTGGGAAGCACTGGTACCTGAGACCACGCGAGACTATATCCTCACGCATGGGCTGAACTAA
- a CDS encoding triphosphoribosyl-dephospho-CoA synthase has protein sequence MNRAAILSAREQRAQEKQRLLAKWPVIVSLSFNLPGLPKSTPLTQAAFDDVAQALTHYLCAHRCALHPQPTVHDAAGDHVLWAGRPSCDAVALKALTERFEGEHPLGRLLDVDIYTPEGPIRSGKNKRCLICDAPALVCMRAQRHSLETLRAYCDQQLADWWDTQQASRHARMLASSMTRALLDEVLLTPKPGLVDQQDCGSHDDMDLPLFVQAISALSPYWERVARQGIAFDGENGHDALIALRRLGLEMEAAMRQATHGINTHKGAIFLGCLAVFAHAYAWRCGSSSHPEDYRRIVRHLSRDLVARDMKALHNDHSYGQRLLQTYEDARVGGPRYQAEHGLPAVFDHGLPALEAALNSGSTADTASLHALLTLMAHVLDTNVLHRSSLSVTHRFMALAQQAAATLPPRAEDIEHLQAFCRRHWISAGGCADLLAITLFFHYADHATTLHAAYQ, from the coding sequence ATGAACCGAGCCGCGATCCTCTCCGCCCGCGAGCAGCGGGCGCAGGAGAAGCAGCGCTTGCTGGCCAAATGGCCGGTCATCGTCAGCCTTAGTTTCAACCTGCCGGGATTGCCCAAGAGCACGCCGCTGACGCAAGCAGCCTTCGATGATGTGGCCCAAGCACTGACGCACTACCTCTGCGCCCACCGCTGCGCGCTGCACCCGCAACCGACCGTGCACGACGCGGCGGGCGATCATGTGCTGTGGGCAGGACGCCCATCGTGCGATGCCGTCGCGCTCAAGGCGCTGACCGAACGCTTCGAAGGAGAACACCCTCTCGGCCGCCTGCTGGATGTGGACATCTATACACCCGAAGGCCCCATCCGCTCCGGCAAGAATAAGCGCTGTTTGATATGCGATGCGCCAGCGCTGGTATGCATGCGTGCGCAGCGTCACTCACTTGAAACCCTGCGAGCATACTGCGATCAGCAGCTTGCTGACTGGTGGGACACACAACAGGCTTCACGCCATGCCCGCATGCTGGCCAGCAGCATGACCCGCGCCTTGCTGGACGAGGTGCTGCTAACGCCGAAGCCTGGGCTGGTCGATCAGCAGGACTGTGGCAGCCATGACGACATGGACCTTCCCCTATTCGTTCAGGCTATCAGCGCCCTGTCGCCTTACTGGGAGCGCGTTGCCCGACAAGGCATAGCGTTCGACGGCGAAAACGGGCACGACGCCCTGATTGCACTGCGTCGGCTAGGGCTAGAAATGGAAGCCGCCATGCGCCAAGCCACCCACGGCATCAATACCCACAAGGGGGCGATCTTCTTGGGCTGCCTTGCCGTGTTTGCCCACGCGTATGCATGGCGCTGCGGTTCGTCTTCTCACCCCGAGGACTATCGGCGCATCGTGCGCCACCTCAGCCGTGATCTGGTCGCGCGTGACATGAAAGCGCTTCATAACGATCATTCGTACGGCCAGCGGCTGCTACAGACCTACGAAGATGCACGCGTAGGCGGCCCTCGCTATCAGGCCGAACATGGCTTGCCCGCGGTGTTCGATCACGGCCTGCCAGCGCTTGAGGCTGCGCTGAACAGCGGCAGCACCGCCGATACCGCTAGCCTACATGCCTTGCTGACGCTGATGGCCCACGTGCTGGATACCAACGTACTGCATCGTAGTTCGCTCAGCGTAACCCACCGCTTTATGGCGCTGGCCCAACAGGCCGCCGCGACATTGCCGCCACGCGCCGAGGATATCGAACACCTGCAAGCGTTCTGTCGCCGTCACTGGATATCCGCCGGTGGCTGCGCCGATCTGCTAGCCATCACGCTGTTCTTCCACTATGCCGACCACGCGACAACACTCCATGCTGCATATCAATGA
- the citF gene encoding citrate lyase subunit alpha: MNSTLPQHIAGYGDVTPFQGSAAYLDRPIPPRVAAPTRRSTPHGSKQRSSLQAAIEACHPFDGMTVSFHHHLRVGDSVVMQTIELLAQMGIKDIRLAASSLTSAHEGLVPYLQNGTVTRIWTSGVRSGLGEAISAGQLATPVVIHSHGGRARAITTGELTIDLAVIAAASADEQGNCTGTVGPSAFGSIGYAQVDAQYARQTIVVSDTIVPYPCVPVSIPQTQIDHVVKVDAIGDVRKIASGSTRITKSPVDLLLARRVADVLHASQAMTPGFNFQLGSGGASLAVAKFLRPYLRDEQLKGGFLLGGIVAEAVALKQEGFFDAIVDVQSFDSAVATSMAEDPHHLEISADTYANPFNGGCMTDLVDICVLSALEVDTDFNVNVITGSQGVIMAASGGHSDTAFGAKLTVVVCPSFRGRVPTLVERVTTCVTPGEDIDLLVTERGICVNPRRPELEARLKAAHLPVVDIHTLKAKVDKLLGVPAPQRFNDRIVGVVQYRDGSVIDVIRQRRGA; this comes from the coding sequence ATGAACAGCACTTTGCCTCAACACATCGCAGGCTATGGGGATGTCACCCCGTTCCAAGGCAGCGCCGCCTACCTTGACCGCCCGATTCCGCCTCGCGTGGCCGCTCCTACGCGCCGTTCGACACCGCACGGTTCCAAGCAGCGCAGCTCACTGCAGGCCGCCATCGAAGCCTGCCACCCTTTCGACGGCATGACCGTATCGTTCCATCACCATCTACGCGTGGGCGACAGCGTAGTGATGCAGACCATCGAGCTGCTGGCGCAAATGGGCATCAAGGATATCCGGTTGGCCGCCTCGTCGCTGACCAGTGCCCATGAGGGATTGGTGCCATACCTGCAAAACGGTACCGTTACCCGCATCTGGACGTCCGGCGTGCGTAGTGGTCTGGGCGAGGCGATCAGCGCGGGCCAACTGGCCACACCGGTGGTCATCCATTCGCACGGCGGGCGGGCCCGAGCCATTACCACGGGTGAACTGACCATCGACCTCGCGGTGATCGCTGCGGCATCGGCCGATGAACAGGGCAACTGCACCGGTACCGTTGGCCCTTCCGCCTTCGGCTCCATCGGCTACGCACAGGTCGATGCCCAGTACGCTCGGCAGACCATTGTGGTCTCGGACACTATCGTGCCCTACCCCTGTGTGCCGGTGTCTATTCCACAGACCCAGATCGACCATGTGGTGAAGGTCGATGCGATCGGTGATGTACGTAAGATCGCCAGCGGCTCGACCCGCATCACCAAATCTCCCGTCGATCTGCTGCTGGCACGCCGCGTCGCTGACGTACTGCATGCCTCGCAGGCCATGACGCCCGGCTTCAACTTCCAGCTGGGATCCGGTGGCGCATCATTGGCTGTCGCCAAGTTCCTGCGCCCGTATCTGCGCGATGAGCAGCTCAAAGGCGGTTTCCTGCTCGGAGGAATCGTGGCTGAAGCGGTCGCACTCAAACAGGAAGGCTTCTTCGACGCCATCGTTGATGTGCAGTCCTTCGACAGTGCCGTGGCTACGTCAATGGCGGAAGATCCGCACCACCTAGAGATTTCCGCCGACACTTACGCCAATCCGTTTAACGGCGGCTGCATGACCGATCTGGTCGATATCTGCGTGCTCAGTGCGCTAGAGGTAGACACCGATTTCAACGTCAATGTCATCACCGGCTCGCAAGGGGTCATCATGGCGGCCTCTGGCGGTCACAGTGACACCGCATTTGGTGCCAAATTGACCGTCGTCGTGTGCCCGTCGTTTCGCGGCCGTGTTCCCACATTGGTCGAGCGCGTTACGACCTGTGTCACACCGGGTGAAGACATTGACCTGCTGGTGACCGAGCGGGGCATCTGCGTCAACCCCAGACGCCCGGAGCTGGAAGCCCGCCTGAAGGCGGCGCATCTGCCGGTTGTGGACATCCATACGCTGAAAGCCAAGGTGGATAAGTTGCTGGGGGTTCCCGCGCCGCAGCGCTTCAATGACCGCATTGTTGGGGTCGTCCAGTATCGCGACGGTTCGGTGATCGACGTTATCCGTCAGCGGCGCGGCGCATGA
- a CDS encoding HpcH/HpaI aldolase/citrate lyase family protein, with protein sequence MRIKKYRSMLYVPGNNPAMVQQATIYGADSVLLDLEDAIAPDEKDAARDLLRHHIPLLDRENCVLTVRVNGLDTPLGEQDVRAMVPLQLDAIRVPKVESAVAMQQLDALITELEREHGITQPVEIHAMIETARGVMNAADIATSTPRISALTFGAQDLLADLGLRRTDRAGLTFPRGQILMAAKAARLHVLDTPFIDIEDEDGLRASAEEAKSLGFTGKAVINPRQIDIVNQVFSPSPEEVTHAIRVVGSFNAHKAAGSGVFALDGKMVDRPVVEQAITVLRLADIDPATL encoded by the coding sequence ATGCGTATCAAGAAATACCGCTCAATGCTGTACGTCCCCGGCAATAACCCCGCGATGGTGCAGCAGGCCACTATCTACGGAGCCGATTCAGTACTGCTCGATTTGGAAGACGCCATTGCACCGGATGAGAAGGACGCCGCGCGCGATCTACTGCGCCATCATATTCCGCTGCTCGACCGTGAGAACTGCGTACTGACAGTACGCGTCAACGGTCTGGATACGCCACTGGGCGAGCAGGACGTGCGTGCAATGGTGCCACTGCAACTGGACGCCATTCGAGTGCCCAAAGTAGAAAGCGCAGTGGCCATGCAGCAGCTCGACGCTCTGATCACCGAGCTGGAGCGTGAACACGGCATCACGCAGCCGGTCGAGATACACGCCATGATCGAAACGGCCCGAGGGGTAATGAACGCGGCCGACATCGCGACCAGTACCCCACGTATCAGCGCGCTGACCTTCGGTGCACAAGACCTGCTGGCCGATCTTGGCCTGCGTCGCACCGACCGTGCGGGGCTGACGTTTCCGCGCGGCCAGATACTAATGGCGGCCAAGGCGGCCCGCCTGCACGTACTGGATACGCCGTTCATCGACATTGAGGATGAAGACGGCCTGCGCGCCAGTGCCGAAGAGGCCAAGTCGCTAGGGTTCACGGGGAAGGCCGTCATCAACCCGCGCCAGATCGATATCGTCAATCAGGTTTTCAGCCCCTCGCCAGAGGAAGTGACGCATGCCATTCGCGTCGTCGGCAGCTTTAATGCCCATAAGGCCGCAGGTAGCGGCGTCTTCGCGCTAGACGGCAAGATGGTGGACCGTCCCGTCGTCGAGCAAGCCATCACGGTTCTGCGCCTAGCCGATATCGACCCTGCCACGCTCTGA
- a CDS encoding citrate lyase ACP, translating into MTQQTSAHAGSLESCDILVTLERCPVGQGRTLQLNIAMPELYGEHIHALIEHHLDQLGLHDVRVTAEDKGALDATILARLDTAFMRLTASAA; encoded by the coding sequence ATGACACAGCAGACAAGCGCACATGCAGGCTCTCTGGAGTCCTGCGACATTCTCGTGACACTGGAACGATGTCCGGTCGGACAGGGACGTACGCTACAGCTCAACATTGCCATGCCCGAGCTGTACGGTGAGCACATTCATGCCCTGATCGAACACCATCTGGACCAGCTGGGCCTGCACGATGTGCGCGTCACGGCGGAAGACAAGGGCGCGCTGGATGCGACGATCCTGGCGCGACTGGATACGGCGTTCATGCGGCTTACCGCTTCAGCCGCGTGA
- a CDS encoding fumarylacetoacetate hydrolase family protein, giving the protein MKLVSFTTMNAQERYGILTADGVIELGPRLGEHVPTLVDALTHFSIEELNQYASLPCDYRLNDIHYLPVIPRPGKILCIGMNYAQKRLEFASTEEAPTLFIRFADSQAGHEQPVLKPTCTEQFDYEGELAFVIGKAGRHIAPEDAYAHVAGYSVYMDGSARDWQHAWYTAGKNWPQTGGFGPALVTRDEIPDPHALTLQTRVNGEALQNDHTRNMIHTIPQIVAYISTFTPLSPGDVILTGSPGNVGKSLVPPRYLHAGDVVEVEIEGLGTLRNTVVDAADVE; this is encoded by the coding sequence ATGAAACTCGTCAGCTTCACTACGATGAATGCACAAGAACGCTACGGCATCCTGACCGCCGATGGCGTCATTGAGCTTGGCCCCCGCCTGGGCGAGCACGTTCCCACACTGGTCGATGCGCTGACCCACTTTTCTATCGAAGAGCTGAACCAGTATGCCTCGCTGCCCTGCGACTATCGGCTGAACGACATCCATTATCTGCCCGTCATTCCTCGCCCCGGCAAAATTCTATGCATCGGCATGAACTACGCACAGAAGCGTCTGGAGTTTGCCTCGACCGAGGAAGCGCCTACGCTGTTTATCCGATTTGCCGATTCACAAGCCGGTCATGAGCAGCCAGTATTGAAGCCCACCTGCACCGAACAGTTCGATTACGAAGGTGAACTTGCGTTTGTCATTGGCAAGGCCGGCCGCCATATCGCCCCGGAAGACGCCTACGCGCACGTGGCAGGCTACAGCGTCTACATGGACGGTTCGGCGCGCGACTGGCAGCACGCATGGTACACCGCAGGCAAAAACTGGCCGCAGACAGGTGGGTTTGGTCCGGCATTGGTTACCCGTGACGAGATTCCCGATCCTCATGCGCTGACGCTTCAGACTCGCGTTAATGGTGAGGCGCTCCAGAACGACCATACGCGCAACATGATCCATACGATTCCTCAGATCGTGGCCTATATCAGCACCTTCACGCCACTCAGCCCCGGCGACGTCATTCTGACCGGTTCGCCGGGCAACGTTGGCAAGAGCCTGGTGCCGCCGCGCTACCTGCATGCCGGTGACGTGGTGGAAGTCGAAATTGAAGGACTAGGCACTCTGCGCAACACGGTCGTTGATGCGGCGGATGTCGAATAG
- a CDS encoding AEC family transporter, whose protein sequence is MHSQLAAIAQVISSCLPVFLLIFLGWLSVHLHYVDKSAKAICSTLVSHYVFPALLFVHTATTSPTQVFNGRWMLAFAISMGLLWVVSFATNMFGLKCDLKQSTMQAMLCSFPNMGGMGVPFLILLLGPASTISVAIANFVVALTLIPGTIFLLELSDSLATGDKVDYHTVLRALGHSLMKPMFIGVALGVLASLTHATQWLPAFIFNTGKIMSDACNFISLFAVGVALHGVAIKLNAGLWLNLGLKSLLAPLISWAIVFALGLQGASAQELIFLLAMPTATNATILAYQWHVQETEASSLYLLSTALSVVVLPVLMLLMQAFIPGTTS, encoded by the coding sequence ATGCACTCTCAGCTCGCCGCCATTGCACAGGTCATTAGCTCTTGCCTACCCGTATTCCTGCTGATCTTTCTGGGCTGGCTGTCCGTTCATCTGCACTACGTCGATAAGAGTGCGAAGGCCATCTGTTCGACGCTGGTGTCGCACTATGTGTTCCCGGCCTTGCTGTTCGTGCACACGGCCACCACATCGCCCACGCAAGTGTTCAACGGGCGATGGATGCTGGCGTTTGCCATCAGCATGGGGCTGCTATGGGTCGTCAGCTTTGCCACCAACATGTTCGGTCTAAAATGCGATCTTAAGCAGAGCACCATGCAGGCCATGCTGTGCAGTTTCCCCAACATGGGGGGGATGGGCGTGCCGTTCTTGATCCTGCTGCTGGGGCCGGCATCGACCATTTCCGTGGCCATTGCTAACTTCGTGGTGGCACTGACACTGATCCCCGGCACCATCTTCCTACTGGAACTGAGTGATAGCCTTGCCACGGGCGATAAGGTGGATTACCACACGGTACTGCGGGCGCTGGGGCATTCATTGATGAAGCCGATGTTTATCGGAGTGGCGCTGGGGGTACTGGCCAGCCTGACCCATGCCACACAGTGGCTGCCTGCCTTCATCTTCAATACCGGCAAGATCATGTCCGATGCCTGCAACTTCATCTCGCTGTTTGCGGTCGGGGTGGCACTGCACGGGGTCGCCATCAAGCTGAATGCAGGGCTATGGCTCAATCTGGGGTTGAAAAGTCTGCTGGCACCGCTGATCTCATGGGCCATCGTGTTTGCGCTGGGGCTACAGGGAGCAAGCGCTCAAGAACTGATCTTCCTGCTGGCAATGCCGACAGCCACCAACGCCACGATTCTGGCCTATCAGTGGCACGTTCAGGAGACGGAAGCCTCGAGCCTCTACCTGCTGTCAACGGCACTCTCTGTCGTGGTGCTGCCCGTATTGATGCTGCTGATGCAGGCGTTTATCCCAGGCACCACATCGTAA
- a CDS encoding VOC family protein, with product MMIDHLDHLVLTTVDEAACLRFYVDVLGMTLERFGEGRKALTFGQQKINVHVKGHEIEPKAHTPVPGALDLCFIASRPLDDVMATLKAKAVAIEQGPVARTGAMGPIRSIYLRDPDLNLIEISEVLPA from the coding sequence ATGATGATCGACCACCTGGACCACTTGGTGCTGACGACCGTGGATGAAGCGGCTTGTTTGCGTTTTTATGTGGATGTGCTGGGTATGACGCTGGAGAGGTTTGGTGAAGGGCGCAAGGCGCTAACGTTCGGACAGCAGAAGATTAACGTGCATGTGAAAGGGCATGAAATAGAGCCGAAAGCGCATACCCCTGTGCCCGGCGCGCTCGATCTATGCTTTATCGCCAGTCGACCGCTTGATGACGTCATGGCGACGTTGAAGGCTAAGGCGGTAGCGATCGAACAAGGCCCCGTGGCACGCACAGGGGCGATGGGGCCTATTCGGTCGATCTATCTGCGCGATCCCGACCTCAACCTGATTGAAATATCGGAAGTGCTACCAGCGTAA
- the chaB gene encoding putative cation transport regulator ChaB, with protein sequence MPYPTRDSLPDSVRHVLPPHAQDIYREAFNHAYAEYADEEDRHGGDSREQTAHRVAWAAVKHCYEKGSDGHWHSRH encoded by the coding sequence ATGCCTTATCCCACCCGCGATTCATTGCCCGACAGTGTACGCCATGTGTTACCGCCTCATGCACAAGATATCTATCGCGAGGCGTTCAACCATGCCTATGCCGAATATGCTGATGAAGAAGATCGGCACGGCGGCGATTCTCGTGAGCAAACGGCGCATCGTGTGGCATGGGCGGCCGTCAAACACTGCTACGAAAAAGGAAGCGATGGGCACTGGCACTCGCGGCACTAG
- a CDS encoding NAD(P)/FAD-dependent oxidoreductase has protein sequence MEVDYDVAIIGSGISGTMLGAILAKHGVRTLIIDAGTHPRFAVGESMIPESGVLLDILAARYDIPELSYPARVDTLINHVGTSSAGIKLSFGFAWNERHQPQRLDHIDSFPIIAPEAHLFRQDVDAYYLALAARMGATIWQQTRIQHILEEADAMVLKTGKQDIRVRYVVDAAGYRSPIAQTFGLRDGAQRMQTRTRSMFTHMTNVTLFEEAIAPIEATGMANHLSQSTLHQMFKGGWLWIIPFNNHPHSTNTLCSIGLQLDIDEYGPAGDPEEEFQQLLHDYPSIAKHFEHAARVREWTVAPRLNYNSRALIGDRYCLLGHAAGFVDPLFSRGLANTFESIARVAPKLLRAVQADRFDR, from the coding sequence ATGGAAGTAGATTACGACGTTGCCATTATCGGCAGTGGCATTTCAGGCACCATGTTGGGCGCCATCCTTGCCAAGCACGGCGTGCGCACGCTGATCATTGACGCAGGCACCCATCCCCGCTTTGCGGTGGGCGAGTCGATGATCCCTGAAAGCGGGGTGCTGCTGGACATTCTGGCGGCGCGCTATGACATCCCCGAACTCAGCTATCCGGCGCGCGTCGATACGCTGATCAACCATGTGGGTACATCCAGTGCCGGGATCAAGCTGTCCTTTGGCTTTGCCTGGAACGAACGCCACCAGCCACAGCGGCTCGACCATATCGATTCCTTCCCTATCATCGCACCGGAAGCGCACCTGTTTCGCCAGGATGTCGATGCCTACTACCTTGCATTGGCAGCCCGTATGGGGGCCACCATCTGGCAGCAAACGCGCATCCAGCACATTCTGGAAGAAGCGGATGCCATGGTGCTGAAGACCGGCAAGCAAGATATCCGTGTGCGCTATGTCGTAGATGCGGCCGGTTACCGCTCACCGATTGCCCAGACCTTCGGGCTGCGCGATGGCGCACAGCGAATGCAGACCCGCACCCGCTCAATGTTCACTCATATGACCAATGTCACGCTGTTCGAGGAGGCGATTGCGCCGATCGAAGCGACGGGCATGGCGAACCATCTGTCCCAGAGCACGCTGCACCAGATGTTCAAGGGCGGCTGGCTGTGGATTATCCCCTTCAACAACCACCCGCATTCGACCAACACGCTGTGCAGCATAGGGCTGCAGCTGGACATTGATGAATACGGCCCCGCGGGCGATCCGGAAGAAGAATTCCAGCAGCTTCTGCATGATTACCCTTCGATCGCCAAGCATTTCGAGCACGCCGCGCGCGTACGCGAATGGACCGTCGCCCCACGTCTCAACTACAACAGCCGTGCCCTGATCGGTGATCGCTACTGTCTGCTGGGGCATGCGGCCGGGTTCGTCGACCCACTGTTCTCGCGCGGGCTGGCCAACACCTTTGAATCGATCGCGCGCGTGGCACCTAAGCTGCTGCGGGCCGTCCAGGCTGACCGCTTCGACAGGTAG